A genomic region of Pseudomonas sp. MPC6 contains the following coding sequences:
- a CDS encoding DMT family transporter codes for MNLVDTLRLLALAAIWGASFLFMRIIAPVIGTVPTAFFRVSIAAAGLLVILGLMRISWDFKGKLKTVMLLGMINSGIPATLYSVAAQVLPAGYSAIFNATTPLMGVLIGGLFFHEKLTAAKVGGVFLGLFGVGILTRAGPVAFDMDLLMGALACLLATTCYGFAGFLARRWLDQAGGLDSRLSALGSMLGATLLLLPLFGYSVISQPPASWGGWSVWLSLLGLGLVCTALAYIIYFRLLSSVGPVKSMTTTFLIPPFGVLWGALLLDEPLSMAHIYGGVLIAAALWMVLKPAVVKASKVVARQ; via the coding sequence GTGAACCTCGTCGATACTCTGCGTTTGCTGGCACTTGCCGCCATTTGGGGGGCGAGTTTCCTGTTCATGCGCATCATCGCCCCCGTGATTGGCACGGTGCCCACGGCTTTTTTCCGCGTGTCGATTGCGGCCGCCGGGTTGCTGGTGATCCTGGGCCTGATGCGCATCAGCTGGGACTTCAAAGGCAAACTCAAGACGGTGATGCTGCTGGGGATGATCAACTCCGGGATTCCCGCGACCCTCTATTCCGTCGCCGCCCAAGTGCTGCCCGCCGGTTACTCGGCGATTTTCAATGCCACGACGCCGCTGATGGGGGTGTTGATCGGCGGACTGTTCTTCCATGAAAAACTCACCGCGGCCAAGGTCGGCGGGGTATTTCTCGGCCTGTTCGGCGTCGGCATCCTGACCCGGGCCGGGCCGGTGGCGTTCGACATGGACCTGTTGATGGGCGCCCTCGCCTGCCTGCTCGCCACCACCTGCTACGGTTTCGCCGGGTTCCTCGCACGCCGTTGGCTCGACCAGGCCGGCGGTCTCGACAGCCGTCTTTCGGCGCTGGGCAGCATGCTGGGCGCGACGCTGTTGTTGCTGCCGCTGTTTGGCTACAGCGTGATCAGCCAACCGCCTGCGAGCTGGGGCGGCTGGAGTGTCTGGCTGTCGTTGCTGGGGTTGGGGCTGGTATGTACCGCGTTGGCGTACATTATTTACTTCCGCCTGCTCAGCTCGGTCGGGCCGGTGAAGTCAATGACCACGACCTTCCTGATTCCGCCGTTTGGCGTGTTGTGGGGGGCCTTGTTATTGGATGAGCCGTTGTCGATGGCGCATATTTATGGCGGGGTGTTGATTGCGGCGGCGTTGTGGATGGTGTTGAAGCCGGCTGTGGTGAAGGCTTCCAAGGTGGTTGCCCGGCAGTGA
- the araD1 gene encoding AraD1 family protein, translating to MRLIQYENTAGERQVGLVEGSQVQVVRDTRSTRALALAAIRAQRSLQEEVAQRGTEPGPDYAQLLQQGNVLPPLDHEDPAHCLISGTGLTHLGSASARDKMHQQDGAVEAGMTDTMRIFRWGLEGGKPAAGQVGAQPEWFYKGDGSIVVRPGADFPVPPFAEDAGEEPELTGLYVIGDDGQPYRVGFALGNEFSDHVMERRNYLYLAHSKLRFCAYGPELRVGELPRHLAGTSRITRNGETIWEQEFLSGEDNMCHSLANLEFHHFKYAQFLRPGDVHVHYFGTATLSFADGVKTQPGDRFQISLDEFGAALENGIGESAQPLAIGQVRTL from the coding sequence ATGCGCCTGATTCAATATGAAAACACTGCCGGGGAGCGCCAGGTCGGTCTCGTCGAAGGTTCCCAGGTCCAGGTAGTGCGCGACACCCGCAGCACCCGTGCACTGGCACTCGCGGCGATCCGCGCCCAGCGCAGCCTGCAAGAAGAGGTCGCCCAGCGCGGCACCGAGCCCGGCCCGGATTACGCGCAACTGTTGCAACAGGGCAACGTCCTGCCGCCGCTGGACCACGAAGACCCGGCCCATTGCCTGATCAGCGGCACTGGCCTGACCCATTTGGGCAGCGCCTCGGCGCGGGACAAGATGCACCAGCAGGACGGAGCGGTCGAAGCCGGCATGACCGACACCATGCGCATCTTCAGATGGGGCCTGGAGGGCGGCAAACCAGCGGCCGGCCAGGTCGGTGCGCAGCCGGAATGGTTCTACAAGGGCGATGGCAGCATCGTCGTGCGCCCCGGCGCGGACTTCCCGGTGCCACCGTTTGCCGAAGATGCCGGCGAAGAACCGGAGCTCACCGGTCTCTATGTGATCGGCGACGACGGCCAGCCGTATCGGGTCGGTTTTGCCCTGGGCAACGAGTTCTCCGACCATGTGATGGAGCGGCGCAATTACCTGTACCTCGCCCATTCGAAACTGCGCTTCTGTGCCTATGGCCCGGAACTGCGGGTCGGTGAACTGCCCAGGCACCTGGCGGGCACCAGCCGCATCACGCGCAACGGTGAAACGATCTGGGAACAGGAGTTTCTCAGCGGCGAAGACAACATGTGCCACAGCCTTGCCAACCTCGAATTCCACCACTTCAAATACGCGCAGTTCCTGCGTCCGGGCGATGTCCACGTGCATTACTTCGGCACCGCCACGCTATCGTTTGCCGACGGGGTGAAAACCCAGCCGGGGGATCGCTTCCAGATCAGCCTCGATGAGTTCGGCGCAGCGCTGGAAAACGGCATCGGCGAAAGCGCCCAACCATTGGCCATCGGCCAGGTGCGCACACTCTGA
- a CDS encoding tripartite tricarboxylate transporter permease — protein sequence MSEFDSLLQGMNLILTPGHIGLMVIGVLLGILVGVLPGLGAPNGVALLLPLTFTMSPVSAIILLSCMYWGALFGGSITSILFNIPGEPSSVATTFDGYPMAREGRAAEALTAAFSSALIGALAGVLLLTFLSTRIAEFAMSFSSPEFFAVYLLAFCTFIGMSKNPPLKTVVAMMIGFAMAAVGMDTVSGNLRLTFDQPALMTGISFEVAVIGLFGIGEILCTVEEGLVFRGEHARITPMVILRTWAKLPRYWWTIVRSTLVGCWMGITPGGPTAASFMSYSLARRFSKNRENFGKGELEGVIAPETADHAAGTSALLPMLTLGIPGSATAAVMLGGLMIWGLHPGPTLFVEQHDFVWGLIASMYLGNVVSLIVVLATVPLFASILRIPFSIIAPIIIMVCAIGAYSVHNSFFDVVLMLGFGALGYLFKKLGYPIAPLVLAAVLGDKAEDAFRQSMLFSDGQIGIFWSNPLVGGLTTAALLMLFWPLISKALQTLTGLRKPQVAKPKSVL from the coding sequence ATGAGCGAGTTCGATTCCCTGCTGCAAGGCATGAACCTGATCCTGACCCCCGGCCATATCGGCCTGATGGTGATCGGCGTGCTGCTGGGCATCCTGGTCGGCGTATTGCCTGGCCTCGGCGCCCCCAATGGCGTGGCGTTGCTGCTGCCGCTGACGTTCACCATGTCGCCGGTGTCGGCGATCATCCTGTTGTCGTGCATGTATTGGGGCGCGCTGTTCGGCGGCTCGATCACCTCGATCCTGTTCAACATCCCCGGTGAGCCCTCATCGGTGGCGACCACCTTCGACGGCTACCCGATGGCCCGCGAAGGCCGCGCCGCCGAAGCGCTGACCGCCGCCTTCAGTTCGGCGTTGATCGGGGCGCTGGCCGGGGTCCTGCTGCTGACGTTCCTGTCGACGCGGATTGCCGAATTCGCCATGTCTTTCAGTTCGCCGGAGTTCTTCGCGGTGTACCTGCTGGCATTCTGCACCTTCATCGGCATGAGCAAGAACCCGCCGCTGAAAACCGTGGTGGCGATGATGATCGGCTTCGCCATGGCCGCGGTCGGCATGGACACGGTCTCGGGCAACCTGCGCCTGACCTTCGACCAGCCGGCCCTGATGACCGGCATCAGTTTCGAAGTGGCGGTGATCGGCCTGTTCGGCATTGGCGAAATCCTCTGCACGGTCGAGGAAGGCCTGGTGTTCCGCGGCGAGCATGCGCGCATCACACCGATGGTGATCCTGCGCACCTGGGCCAAGTTGCCACGTTACTGGTGGACCATCGTGCGCAGCACCCTGGTCGGCTGCTGGATGGGCATCACGCCTGGCGGGCCGACTGCGGCATCGTTCATGAGCTATAGCCTGGCGCGACGTTTCTCGAAGAACCGCGAAAACTTCGGCAAGGGGGAACTCGAAGGCGTGATCGCCCCGGAAACCGCCGACCATGCGGCCGGCACCAGCGCGCTGCTGCCCATGCTGACCCTGGGCATTCCCGGTTCGGCCACCGCCGCCGTGATGCTCGGCGGGCTGATGATCTGGGGCCTGCACCCGGGCCCGACGCTGTTCGTCGAACAACATGACTTCGTCTGGGGCCTGATCGCGAGCATGTACCTGGGCAACGTGGTAAGTCTGATCGTGGTGCTGGCCACCGTGCCGCTGTTCGCGTCGATCCTGCGCATTCCGTTCTCGATCATTGCACCGATCATCATCATGGTCTGCGCCATCGGTGCCTACTCGGTGCACAACTCGTTCTTCGACGTGGTGCTGATGCTCGGCTTCGGTGCGCTGGGTTATCTGTTCAAGAAACTCGGCTACCCGATCGCACCGCTGGTGCTGGCCGCAGTTCTGGGGGACAAGGCCGAAGATGCCTTCCGTCAGTCGATGCTGTTCTCCGATGGTCAGATCGGGATCTTCTGGTCGAACCCGTTGGTGGGCGGCCTGACCACGGCAGCGCTGCTGATGCTGTTCTGGCCGCTGATTTCCAAGGCGCTGCAAACCCTGACGGGCCTGCGCAAACCCCAGGTCGCCAAGCCAAAATCGGTGCTGTGA
- a CDS encoding amidohydrolase: MGELWNGPIIDAHHHFWDPSINGHPWLAPEANIPFRYGDYSALKRRYFPEDYFADAGPHDVVKTVYIETEWDPQDPIGETRFIEQLAARYGVPNAIVAQAWLDHPDAIAVMTEQASYKCVRSVRHKPGGPTTPAQVGHVRSLMSDEHWRRSFAALQGLGLHFDLQTPWWNLHEAERLARDFPGTTLILNHAGLPSDRSAEGLAGWRLAMARLAQWPNVQVKISGLGQRGQAWRAKDNAWIVREVIAMYGPGRVMFASNFPVDGLCGSFNDIYNGFKSIVADLPRADQERLFYSNAQRVYRCEPCAIDRTGPEPLRSEA, from the coding sequence ATGGGTGAGCTTTGGAATGGACCGATCATCGACGCCCATCATCACTTCTGGGACCCGTCGATCAATGGCCATCCCTGGCTGGCGCCCGAGGCCAACATCCCGTTTCGCTACGGTGATTACAGTGCGCTCAAGCGTCGCTATTTTCCTGAGGATTACTTCGCCGATGCCGGTCCTCATGATGTGGTGAAGACGGTGTATATCGAGACCGAATGGGACCCGCAAGACCCGATTGGCGAAACCCGCTTCATCGAACAGCTGGCGGCCCGCTACGGCGTACCGAATGCAATCGTCGCCCAGGCCTGGCTGGACCATCCCGACGCCATTGCGGTAATGACCGAGCAAGCGAGTTACAAGTGCGTGCGCAGCGTTCGCCACAAACCCGGCGGCCCGACCACGCCGGCGCAGGTAGGCCATGTGCGCAGCCTGATGAGCGACGAGCATTGGCGACGCAGTTTCGCTGCACTGCAAGGCCTGGGGCTGCACTTCGATTTGCAGACACCGTGGTGGAACTTGCACGAAGCCGAACGATTGGCCCGGGACTTTCCCGGCACCACGCTGATTCTCAATCACGCCGGGTTGCCGAGCGACCGCAGTGCCGAGGGCCTGGCGGGTTGGCGTCTGGCGATGGCGCGGCTGGCCCAATGGCCGAACGTGCAGGTGAAAATCTCCGGCCTTGGGCAGCGCGGCCAGGCATGGCGCGCCAAGGACAATGCCTGGATCGTGCGCGAAGTGATCGCGATGTACGGTCCCGGTCGAGTGATGTTCGCCAGCAACTTTCCAGTGGACGGGTTGTGCGGCTCATTCAATGACATTTACAACGGTTTCAAATCCATTGTTGCCGATCTGCCGCGGGCCGATCAGGAGCGACTGTTCTACAGCAACGCGCAGCGGGTCTATCGTTGCGAGCCTTGCGCCATCGACCGGACAGGGCCAGAACCCTTGAGGAGTGAAGCATGA
- a CDS encoding tripartite tricarboxylate transporter substrate binding protein, whose translation MRNAFVRRTSRLALGCTLVAAGALPALAHAAWQPDKNVEIVVAGGPGGGTDQLGRLIQSIITTHKFLDVNTIVLNKGGGNGAEAFLDLKMNKGDPEKLVIGTNNIYLLPLVSKLGYQWQELTPVAAVAEDDFILWSYKGAPWKDAKDFYEAAKADPSKLRMGGSQSKDVDQTLTLLLNQTNNSKLVYIPFKSGSEAATQLAGKHIAANVNNPSESISQWRGDQVEPLCVFSKERMSYTEKVAGDKSWADVPTCHEQGLGIDQYRFPRTVFMPGEVTAEQRAFYVELMRKVTETPEFKAYVKQNALVPTFLEGEPLTAYIEKDTARVTPVFKEAGWLKN comes from the coding sequence ATGCGAAATGCATTCGTCCGTCGCACATCCCGTCTGGCTCTTGGCTGCACGCTGGTCGCTGCCGGCGCCCTTCCCGCTCTGGCCCACGCCGCCTGGCAACCGGACAAGAACGTCGAAATCGTCGTCGCCGGCGGTCCCGGAGGCGGTACCGACCAACTGGGTCGCCTGATCCAGTCGATCATCACCACCCACAAGTTCCTCGACGTCAATACCATCGTCCTGAACAAAGGCGGCGGCAATGGTGCCGAAGCCTTTCTCGACCTGAAAATGAACAAGGGCGACCCGGAAAAACTGGTGATCGGCACCAACAACATCTACCTGTTGCCGCTGGTGTCCAAGCTCGGTTATCAATGGCAGGAACTGACCCCGGTCGCGGCCGTGGCCGAGGATGACTTCATTCTCTGGAGCTATAAAGGCGCACCGTGGAAAGATGCCAAGGACTTCTATGAAGCAGCCAAGGCCGACCCGTCGAAACTGCGCATGGGCGGCAGCCAGTCCAAGGATGTCGACCAGACCCTGACCCTGCTGCTGAACCAGACCAACAACAGCAAACTGGTGTACATCCCGTTCAAGAGCGGCAGTGAAGCCGCGACCCAACTGGCCGGCAAGCACATCGCCGCCAACGTCAACAACCCCAGCGAAAGCATCAGCCAATGGCGTGGCGACCAGGTCGAGCCGCTCTGCGTGTTCAGTAAGGAGCGCATGAGCTACACCGAGAAAGTCGCCGGCGATAAATCCTGGGCCGACGTTCCGACCTGCCACGAACAGGGCCTGGGCATCGACCAGTACCGCTTCCCGCGCACCGTGTTCATGCCCGGCGAAGTCACCGCCGAACAGCGCGCGTTCTATGTCGAATTGATGCGCAAAGTCACCGAGACTCCGGAATTCAAGGCCTACGTCAAGCAGAACGCGTTGGTGCCGACGTTCCTCGAAGGCGAGCCACTGACCGCCTACATCGAGAAAGACACCGCGCGCGTTACCCCGGTGTTCAAGGAAGCCGGCTGGCTGAAAAACTGA
- a CDS encoding 4-hydroxythreonine-4-phosphate dehydrogenase PdxA, with product MNKTTIAMVLGDPAGIGPELIARLLGEPEVRSQANVILIADEAEMRRGMRIAGTEFPYRRVESLDQLDFDDDTPLFYDFRGDTIGEFARSEASVIGGRYSLDTLEKALRLTEAGATDAVLFGPLNKTSLHMAGMAHSDELHWFAELLDFHGPFCEFNVLDNLWTSRVTSHVALADVPGMLTQARVVEAIQLIDTALKRNGLEKPRIGVCGLNPHNGDNGSFGREELDIIGPAVRSAQALGIAAEGPYPGDTIFLKVQGDASAFDAVVTMYHDQGQIAIKLMGFSRGVTVQGGLPIPITTPAHGTAFDIAGQGKANVGAIRQAFEIACRMGANSY from the coding sequence ATGAACAAGACAACCATCGCCATGGTCCTGGGTGACCCGGCGGGCATCGGCCCGGAACTGATCGCCCGCCTGCTCGGCGAGCCCGAAGTGCGCAGCCAGGCCAATGTGATTCTGATTGCCGACGAGGCGGAAATGCGCCGTGGCATGCGCATCGCCGGGACGGAATTTCCGTATCGTCGCGTCGAGTCTCTGGACCAGTTGGACTTTGACGATGACACGCCGCTGTTCTATGACTTTCGTGGCGACACCATTGGCGAATTTGCGCGCAGTGAAGCCAGTGTCATCGGCGGCCGCTACAGCCTCGACACCCTGGAAAAGGCCTTGCGCCTGACCGAGGCCGGCGCTACCGACGCGGTGCTGTTCGGGCCGCTCAACAAGACCTCATTGCACATGGCCGGCATGGCCCACAGCGACGAGCTGCACTGGTTCGCCGAGCTGCTGGATTTCCATGGACCGTTCTGCGAATTCAACGTGCTCGATAACCTCTGGACTTCCCGGGTGACGTCCCACGTCGCCCTGGCCGATGTGCCGGGCATGCTCACCCAGGCGCGGGTAGTGGAGGCGATCCAACTGATTGACACTGCGCTCAAGCGCAACGGCCTGGAGAAACCGCGCATCGGTGTGTGTGGGTTGAATCCGCACAACGGCGATAACGGCTCGTTCGGGCGCGAAGAGCTGGACATCATTGGCCCGGCAGTTCGCTCGGCCCAGGCGCTGGGGATTGCGGCTGAAGGCCCCTATCCCGGCGATACGATTTTCCTCAAGGTGCAGGGCGATGCCAGTGCCTTCGACGCAGTGGTGACCATGTATCACGACCAGGGACAGATCGCGATCAAGTTGATGGGGTTCTCCCGTGGCGTGACGGTGCAAGGCGGGTTGCCGATCCCGATTACCACGCCGGCCCACGGCACCGCGTTCGATATCGCGGGGCAAGGCAAGGCGAATGTCGGAGCGATCCGTCAGGCGTTCGAGATTGCCTGCCGGATGGGGGCCAACAGCTACTGA
- a CDS encoding LysR family transcriptional regulator: MTRIPVANVIHSRLRLRQLRLMLALQEFGSLRRAADHIGMTQPAATKMLHEAEDLLGVELFERLPRGMRSTPFGETVTYYARMVFAEISGMREELVALESGNLGRVAVGAIPALASGLLTRTIATLKQSHPRLSMSIQVDTSDVLVQALLQDQLDIVLGRIPAGARAEELLFDSLGEEALCVIAGAQNPLAKETQLSWAELQNMTWVLQQHPSPMRSIINQVFHNARVDIPSSIVETTSIMTLLSLIQQTDMLGVTPVSVVEDYPGRHLLAVLPIKFEARLPPYGLITRRHRIQSSAMQAFMNSVRAEHAQAK; the protein is encoded by the coding sequence ATGACCCGAATTCCTGTTGCCAATGTGATCCACAGTCGACTGCGATTGCGTCAGCTACGGCTGATGCTGGCGTTGCAGGAATTCGGTTCGTTGCGACGCGCCGCCGACCACATCGGCATGACGCAACCGGCGGCGACCAAGATGCTGCACGAAGCCGAGGACTTGCTGGGCGTGGAGCTCTTCGAGCGACTGCCCCGGGGCATGCGTTCTACCCCGTTCGGGGAAACCGTCACGTATTACGCACGCATGGTGTTCGCCGAAATCAGCGGCATGCGTGAAGAGCTGGTTGCACTTGAATCCGGCAACCTTGGGCGGGTCGCGGTCGGGGCGATTCCGGCGCTGGCCTCCGGGCTGTTGACCCGGACCATCGCGACCTTGAAACAAAGCCATCCACGGTTATCCATGAGCATCCAGGTCGACACCAGCGACGTGCTGGTGCAGGCACTGTTGCAGGATCAACTGGATATCGTATTGGGCCGGATTCCGGCGGGTGCGCGGGCCGAGGAGTTGCTGTTCGACAGCTTGGGTGAAGAAGCGCTCTGCGTGATTGCCGGTGCGCAAAATCCCCTGGCCAAAGAAACACAGCTGAGCTGGGCGGAACTGCAGAACATGACCTGGGTGCTGCAACAGCATCCAAGCCCGATGCGCTCGATCATCAATCAGGTGTTCCACAATGCACGGGTCGATATCCCCAGCAGCATTGTCGAAACCACCTCGATCATGACCCTGCTGTCGTTGATCCAGCAGACCGACATGCTCGGTGTGACACCGGTGTCGGTGGTCGAGGACTATCCGGGCCGTCATCTGCTGGCCGTGTTGCCGATCAAGTTCGAAGCCCGGCTGCCCCCCTATGGGCTGATCACCCGGCGTCATCGCATTCAATCGTCGGCGATGCAGGCGTTCATGAATTCAGTGCGGGCGGAACATGCGCAAGCCAAGTAG
- a CDS encoding L-rhamnonate dehydratase, whose translation MKIKAIRTRVFEWKGKVVPPQAHFCTNASDILFERGDAMGSFRFHGWLVVEVETDTGLVGIGNCALAPRVAKEIIDTYLAPIAIGEDPFDNEYIWQKMYRQSHAWGRKGIGMAAISAIDIAIWDIMGKAVNKPVFKLLGGRTKEKIWTYASKLYANDNLDLFLEEAQGYLNQGFTALKMRFGYGPKDGPAGMRKNIEQVRALRELAGPDIDIMLECYMGWTLEYARRMLPKLAEFEPRWLEEPVIADDIEGYIELKKMGIMPISGGEHEFTSYGFKDLLERRAIDVIQYDTNRVGGITAARKINAMAEAWSVPVIPHAGQMHNYHLTMSTTASPMAEFFPVFDVEVGNELFYYVFKGEPQPVNGYIQLDDNKPGLGLEISDEYLGDFNIIE comes from the coding sequence ATGAAAATCAAAGCCATCCGAACCCGCGTTTTCGAGTGGAAAGGCAAAGTCGTCCCCCCGCAAGCGCACTTCTGCACCAATGCCAGCGACATCCTGTTCGAACGCGGCGACGCCATGGGCTCGTTCCGTTTCCATGGCTGGCTGGTGGTGGAAGTCGAGACCGACACCGGTCTTGTCGGCATCGGTAACTGCGCCCTGGCGCCGCGTGTGGCCAAGGAAATCATCGACACCTACCTGGCACCGATCGCCATTGGCGAAGACCCGTTCGACAACGAATACATCTGGCAGAAAATGTACCGTCAGAGCCACGCCTGGGGCCGCAAAGGCATCGGCATGGCGGCGATCTCGGCGATCGACATCGCCATCTGGGACATCATGGGCAAAGCCGTGAACAAGCCGGTGTTCAAACTGCTCGGCGGGCGGACCAAGGAAAAGATCTGGACCTACGCCTCCAAGCTCTACGCCAACGACAACCTCGACCTGTTCCTCGAAGAAGCCCAGGGTTATCTGAACCAGGGCTTCACCGCGCTGAAAATGCGTTTCGGCTATGGACCGAAGGATGGCCCGGCGGGCATGCGCAAAAACATCGAACAAGTGCGGGCGCTGCGTGAACTGGCCGGCCCGGACATCGACATCATGCTCGAATGCTACATGGGCTGGACCCTGGAATATGCGCGCCGCATGTTGCCAAAACTGGCCGAGTTCGAACCACGCTGGCTTGAAGAACCGGTGATCGCCGACGACATCGAGGGTTATATCGAGCTGAAGAAAATGGGGATCATGCCGATCTCCGGCGGCGAGCATGAATTCACCTCCTACGGCTTCAAGGACCTGCTGGAACGCCGCGCCATCGACGTGATCCAGTACGACACCAACCGCGTCGGCGGCATCACTGCCGCGCGCAAGATCAACGCCATGGCCGAAGCCTGGTCAGTACCGGTGATCCCGCACGCCGGGCAGATGCACAACTACCACCTGACCATGTCCACCACCGCCTCGCCGATGGCCGAGTTCTTCCCGGTGTTCGATGTCGAGGTCGGCAACGAACTCTTTTACTACGTGTTCAAGGGCGAACCACAACCGGTCAACGGCTACATCCAGCTCGACGACAACAAGCCGGGCCTGGGCCTGGAAATCTCCGATGAGTACCTCGGCGACTTCAACATCATCGAGTGA
- a CDS encoding tripartite tricarboxylate transporter TctB family protein: MSHSSDSPALVGTRWVELGLTLFTTLIGVVVMYGSVEQGIGWGDSGPEPGYFPFYIGLLLSAASVGNGVLTLVRWQALSISFVSRPAFRQVLSVFIPIALFVAAMPLTGIYVASACFIAWFMWHDKTRGKPYGKLMIATISLGAVLASYLIFALWFKVPLDAGPLGDWIALAGRQFK, from the coding sequence ATGTCCCATTCTTCGGATTCACCGGCGCTGGTCGGTACCCGCTGGGTCGAACTCGGTCTGACACTCTTCACCACGCTGATCGGCGTGGTGGTGATGTACGGCAGCGTCGAACAAGGTATTGGCTGGGGCGATTCCGGCCCCGAGCCGGGTTACTTCCCCTTTTACATCGGCCTGCTGTTGAGCGCCGCGAGTGTGGGCAACGGCGTATTGACCCTGGTGCGCTGGCAAGCGCTGAGCATTTCATTCGTCAGTCGCCCTGCATTCAGGCAAGTGCTGTCGGTGTTCATCCCGATTGCGCTGTTCGTCGCGGCCATGCCGCTGACCGGTATCTATGTGGCCTCGGCCTGTTTCATCGCCTGGTTCATGTGGCATGACAAAACCCGGGGCAAACCCTATGGCAAGTTGATGATCGCGACTATATCCCTCGGTGCAGTCCTCGCCAGCTACCTGATTTTCGCACTGTGGTTCAAGGTCCCGCTGGATGCCGGCCCTCTTGGCGACTGGATTGCCCTGGCCGGGAGACAATTCAAATGA
- a CDS encoding aldehyde dehydrogenase (NADP(+)): MTTLLGHNYIGGRRSANGTLQLQSLDATSGEPLPGSFFQATEAEVDAAANAAAAAYPIYRNLSAEKRAQFLDAIADEIDALGDDFVAIVCRETALPAGRIQGERGRTSGQMRLFAKVLRRGDFYSARIDRALPDRQPLPRPDLRQYRIALGPVAVFGASNFPLAFSTAGGDTASALAAGCPVVFKAHSGHMATAEWVADAIIRAAERTEMPAGVFNMIYGGGVGEWLVKHPAIQAVGFTGSLKGGNALSQMAASRPQPIPVFAEMSSINPVFLLPEALAVRGEQIAAQLAGSVTLGCGQFCTNPGLVIGLRSPQFSTFVETFCASMNQQPPQTMLNAGALVSYSKGLGELHEHPGLTHLAGKPQQGSQAQPQVFRADVSLLLKGDERLQEEVFGPTTIIVEVEDRAQLTAALQGLRGQLTATLIGEAGELPEYRWLAELLQEKVGRILLNGYPTGVEVCEAMVHGGPYPATSDSRGTSVGTLAIDRFLRPVCFQNYPDALLPEALQDANPLGIRRLVDGEMSDLPL; the protein is encoded by the coding sequence ATGACCACGCTACTTGGACACAACTACATCGGCGGCCGGCGCAGCGCCAACGGCACCCTGCAGCTGCAAAGCCTCGACGCGACCAGTGGTGAGCCGCTGCCCGGCAGCTTCTTCCAGGCGACCGAAGCCGAAGTGGATGCCGCCGCCAATGCTGCCGCGGCTGCCTACCCGATCTACCGCAACCTCAGCGCGGAAAAACGTGCGCAGTTCCTCGACGCCATTGCCGATGAAATCGATGCCTTGGGCGATGATTTCGTCGCCATCGTGTGCCGCGAAACCGCGTTGCCGGCCGGGCGCATTCAAGGTGAACGCGGGCGCACCAGCGGGCAGATGCGCCTGTTCGCCAAGGTCCTGCGCCGTGGTGATTTTTATAGCGCGCGGATTGACCGGGCGCTGCCGGATCGTCAGCCGTTGCCGCGTCCGGATTTGCGCCAGTACCGCATCGCCTTGGGGCCGGTCGCGGTATTTGGCGCGAGTAACTTTCCCCTGGCATTTTCCACCGCCGGTGGTGACACCGCTTCCGCGCTGGCCGCCGGTTGCCCGGTGGTATTCAAGGCGCACAGCGGCCACATGGCGACCGCCGAATGGGTGGCGGATGCAATCATCCGCGCTGCCGAACGTACTGAAATGCCCGCTGGCGTGTTCAACATGATCTACGGCGGTGGCGTCGGTGAATGGCTGGTCAAGCACCCGGCGATCCAGGCCGTGGGTTTCACCGGTTCGCTCAAGGGCGGCAATGCCCTGAGTCAGATGGCCGCGTCCCGCCCGCAGCCGATCCCGGTGTTTGCCGAGATGTCGAGCATCAACCCGGTGTTCCTGCTGCCCGAAGCTCTCGCCGTGCGTGGCGAACAGATAGCCGCGCAACTGGCCGGTTCGGTGACCCTGGGTTGCGGTCAGTTCTGCACCAATCCGGGGTTGGTGATCGGCCTGCGCTCTCCACAGTTCAGCACCTTTGTCGAAACGTTTTGCGCCAGCATGAACCAGCAACCGCCGCAGACCATGCTCAACGCCGGTGCGCTGGTCAGCTACAGCAAAGGCCTGGGCGAGCTGCACGAACATCCGGGACTGACGCATCTGGCGGGCAAGCCACAACAGGGCAGTCAGGCTCAACCGCAGGTGTTCCGGGCGGATGTCAGTCTGTTGCTCAAGGGCGATGAACGGCTGCAGGAAGAGGTTTTCGGACCGACCACCATCATCGTTGAAGTCGAGGATAGGGCGCAGCTGACGGCAGCGCTGCAGGGCCTGCGCGGGCAACTGACGGCGACGTTGATTGGCGAGGCCGGGGAGCTGCCGGAGTATCGCTGGCTGGCGGAATTACTGCAGGAAAAGGTCGGGCGGATTCTGCTCAATGGGTATCCGACCGGGGTCGAGGTGTGCGAAGCGATGGTGCATGGCGGGCCGTATCCGGCGACGTCGGATTCGCGAGGGACATCGGTGGGGACCCTGGCGATCGACCGTTTCCTGCGGCCGGTGTGCTTCCAGAATTATCCGGATGCGTTGTTGCCGGAGGCATTGCAGGATGCTAATCCGCTGGGGATTCGGCGGTTGGTGGATGGGGAGATGAGTGACCTGCCTTTGTAA